TAATGTCTTCCTGGAGGACAGTGCTGGAAATCAGGTCACAGAACTTCTCACAGGATGACATGGGGACCGTGGAAGGAAGCACTCACTGGGCACTAAATAAGCACATGAGAGAGCACCCAGAAACTCATTAGCACTTCCTGGATTGAACTGAGGACAGACAGAGTTTCCACTACAGAGAAAAGTGGTGAAGATGCAGCCAACAGCCTGCTGTCTAACCCAGGCTACTTTCCAGAATAGGGGGAAGGAGGGCATTGGGcaatgatttttccttttctgtgagtgTTCCCATCTTACCCTTCACTAAACTGAGTCTGTGAGAAACAGAGAGGACTCAGTGGAGGACCCCAGGCTGCATTCTGCCATCCTCAGCATTAAAGGTATTGCACAAGTTTTGATAAGTCAAGAAAAAATGGCAACAACCATAGTTACCATTATTAAATGCTGCCTTTATGTAAGCCATACTTGCTAAGACTTTCCCAAATGTTACCTGAATAAAGCCCCACAATACAGCTGAGGGAGGTAACACAGGAGGAAATGCAGGGCCTATTTTCCAGGGGTAGGACAAGGGGAAGATCAGACAGCTGACTTCCAGGTCAGAAGGTCAGGATGTGTAGAGATCAACGGAGGATGGTATTCCCGGAAATGGGAGGGTGAGACCAAGGGTGAGGCCTTGGAAGATGGACAAATCCCAGAGGTGTGTTGGAGTTTGACACTCACACCCTGGTACTCTTGCCCTGTTTCACATTTGAAGTGTTAATGATTTTAGAGATTATCAGTTCCTGAGGCCTCGCCAGCAGCAGGATATCCACACAGTGACCCCCTGAGGGGCACATCGTTGTTTGTTCCTTTCAATCCTGAGACCATTTGCTCTAAAGCTCATGAAGGGGTGGCTCCTCAACCAGCACTCCCAACTCCAAATTTCAAGCTCACCCCACCAGCTTCCTCACCAACCATGTGTATTGTAACCTTTAAGCATCAAGCCATGCTGGTTTTGGAGGGCAGGGACCTCtgagctgcccccgccccctcagaCAGCACCCacctggaggcctgggctccGTGACTCCCTCGGGCATGGGAACAGGGGTCTGCAGAGGCAGAACAGAGCACAGTCAACCAGCAGCCCCTTATTTCCCAGAGAGAAACCAAATGAGTTTCTATGGTAGGACAGAGGGGCCCACTGGAGGTGTTGTTACCTTCTCCTGCTTTTCTCCAATCAGTAACACAGGGAGTTAGCAAGAGGAAACCAGAGAGAGCTAAACTTACTGGCATTGGCCATGTCCAGAATGTTTTCCTTCGGGATTCCATGGTCTTTGCAAAGTTCCTCAAACCTTTTCTTCATTTGTGTACTCACATCTGGTTTTCGGGCTATGAGAAGAGTGACAGTAACAGCTGTGACTTTGTGTTGGACCCCCATGGAGGCCCTTGGAACAGGGGGACAGATGATGGGGATGGATGGCACTGACTGGTGCTTaggtagaagggagggaggggctgttgCTTGTCTGGAGTTTGCTATTTTAGGATGTCCTTCTGCCAGTGAGAGATTTCATCACCTACCCAGCACCACATATTCTGGGGGTTACCCACAGTCTATACCTCTCTGCGGGGGAGAACAGGGGGCCCAGGAGAAGACTAGGGAAGTCTTTTATCTACAGCCCTCTCCAAgggagaatcagcaccagaatacTCTACCTAGGAGCGCCGttacttgggtttttttctgtttattggaATTCATGAGATACAAGATAAGATAGTCATTGTAGTCTGCTTCACTTATGTAAAGCTTGTTGTATCCATCATCTGTGGAGGAAACAGAACACAGGTCAGAACTTCTTAGGGTCCGGGGAAAGCAAGTGAAACTCTTTAcctattttctttcacaaaacattttctttgcacTTTGCATTCAAGTGCAAATCCTGGAAGAGGTAAAGGTGATATGTAAGCATTCCACTTGCCCCCTGGGCATCATCTGCTTACTTCCAAGGGTAGAAGTGGAAACCTGTGGTACCTGGATTTCTAGTGGTAGGAAAAACAGCCACAGCTGCAACTGACCTTCTATTATTTGCCCTGAAGGTCACCAACCTCGCTCGGCCATGTCTGCTGACTGTGTGTCTCTGTCCTGTCTAGGAGCCCCGCTGGTATTACATACTGGCACCCTGTCTGCACAAGGTTCTGTGGCAATGGCCACCAGAAGTCCTCACGGTGGACGTGGAATCAGAAGCTCTccaacaatttaaatttttctgggccagttttcttttgttgccgGTGGCACACATGACCACACTGCCATCTTATTCTCATGgtctatgtgccaggccctgagtaTTACAAAGAAGGTTCCCCAAATATTAGAGAACTTGGGTATTACATGGCTCACGTGTAGAACCTAAAGAGCATGAGACAGAAAGGGATCTCAATGCTAAAGACATTGGGAATTAGTAAGTTTCTTGCAGCTGGAAGTACAATTTACagagactttttaaatgtatacttacAGGAAACACTATATACaccttcctcttctgtttcatcACAAATGGAAGTCAGTTCAGCACACTCTCCGTTGATCCTGTGAAACAGAATGAGCTGAGTGGTGCCCGTGAGATACTGAGGGGCTGGCTCCCTCCCACTCCACCTGTAACCTGAGTGTCCCATTTCGTGAAGTATTGAAAAACCTTTGGTAAAACTTTGAAAgagcttttatttcccttgtttcACTTTATTTGCTACTTTAAGAATGAGTCAACTACTGATATCACTGttcctccacttcccactctCACCTCTGCTGCGGCTACCTGTCTAGATACTTGGCTGAGGGCTCAGCTGTGCCAGCATCTCAGATAAATGCTGTACAAGCATTGCCTCACTCAGTTCtcacacacaaaaggaaaaaaaacctataGGAAAGAGTTATGATCATCTTCTTTTACCCAAGGGATAATTGGGGTGGAAAGAGTGAAAATTTCTAGGTCCCACAACTAGTAAGAGATAGTTTCACAAGAGAGCCAGGCTCTCCATCCCCTCTTACCTAAACTACTCTGTCGCACTCCTAGGACTCCAATGCCCACTGCCCCTACCTCCTGTACTGTCATTTAAACCCATTCCTATCAGCAATTCTTACCTCTGAATCTAGAGAATCTTCACGTTGCTCAAGTGGAGGATCAGTGTGTGATGAGGGCTTATTTTTCAAACACAGGCCCACAATGTGAATGCTCACAGGAATGTGCATGATTGTGTgtttgtattgtgtgtgtgtgtgtgtgtgtgtgtgtgtgtgtgtaaagcttCAAGACCATATTTAGTTTCTTTCCCCAAGTAAAAATACCATACGCACTTTTTATGACATATAATTAACAGAGAAGAGTTATCCAAGGCCTGGATGGATTCCATAAACATTCTCATGCTACCTTGTTCTTCTATCTTTTCCTTCACATCGGAGGCCAAGAGAATGGTATGCCACTCCCCGGAAATCTGcaataaatcagtaaaatgtttgggaaagaaaagaagagacgGGACACTGCATGAACCTTCTCTCCTTGAACTCTATCCCCTGAGCCAGGCTTCAGAGTGGTGATGTGAAGGTGGCATTACAACTCAGGTCGATGGACACCCCACGTAGGGCTCTTTCCACTGTCCCTGCAGTGAGAACAGAGGTCCCCGAGGGTTGTCATCTTTCCACATGCTACAACTGCTCTTGGTCCAAGGTCAGAAACCACCACCTTTGTCTACCATCAAAACCTCTCACCCTCTGGGAGGGTCACCTGGCTTCACAATCCCCCAAAATGCCCCAAAGTCTAAACTCCCTAGACATGTCGACTCTACCAACTCTACCTTTAACATGTCGAAGTTGCTTGTCACGATGTCATGGTTGTCTTCATGGTGGGCACAGACCAGGGACAGCCCcagacacagcagcagcagcttcatcTCGGGAGGGACAACACTGACTCAGTGAGGGTCACTGGAATGTGTCTTTCCCTGACGGTGGTTCTGCGATCCTGCGCCTCTGCCTTTATATTCCTTCTGAGCCCAGTTTTCTGTCCTCAGGGCCCCACcaacccctcccactccctgatTCTCTGTATTCAGTGATGGGAGGGCAAGACTGTTCCTGGGCATCTCATCCCTTCCAGATCTACTTAGTGATCTGATTACACAAAACACacactcaaaacaaaaaaagataggGGAAGCCATGAAAGGCTGCTATTTGGAACCAGATTTAACCGTGAAATCTGAAAGCCAATTATGTGTGGCGAGAATGGACACCACTGGAAAATGGGGTGTGTGGACTACCCAGCTTCCACCTCTCACACGCTGGGAGGCAGTGGGTGAGTCACTCCATCATAACCAGcctcagaaacaaagaaactgtGTTTACCAAAGATGACAGTACCCATCACGAAGCATTCTAATAGCGCCAATAAGAATAAGGCTAGGTATAATAATGTATGGAAAGTACAGTGTCTTTTATTGAGCACATTTTAACTCCTTTTCCTGGTTGTCTGATTCAACCACAATGAAGGAACAAATGTTTAGTCACTACATGCACCTCGCCATATGCCGTAGGTCTCTGGCAGAAGTGGAGAGATGGAAGACGTTGTCCATACACACACTTCTTTCCACAAGCTGATGCAGGAACCCAGCTGGGTGGGACCAAGTCTGGACCACTGTGGGTCAGGAAAGGGGGTGCTGCCTGGGAGGGGCTATCACATGGAAAGTGCTTACAAACACAGGCTTTGGATTCACACAGACCTGGGCTTCCTTCCTATCTCTGTCCCTTGTATGCCATGAGGACAAATTGAACCTCTCAGAGCCTTAGTGTCCCCTTGTGGGGTCAATCCTACCTGTCTATAGATGGCTGTAGGGACTCAATGGGACAGTGTGTGTAGAAACCTCAGACTAATGTCTGGCACTGCTGGGCTGGTGGGGTCAGAGAACGATTCCTGGAAAGGTGAGTCTTGGGGACAGGCAGGGGTCTTGAACTATAGGCAGGGTGTGCAGATGTGgagagcaggtggggaggggcttcTTGGTGAGAAGAATGCTGTGACTGAGGCTTCTGTGCCCACAGCTGAGGCTTCTCAAAAGCAATGGGTCACTAATGCCTTGTGCTACTGGTCTGTTTCTGCACGCCAAACCAGAAAGATGCCTGTGTCACAGGAGGAGCTGGACACAGGGCAGTGAACCTAGAAATTCTGGCATCCCATCTGTGGCCTGCTTTGAAAGTCCTCCAGCCCCTTGTGTGGTCCTGCCTACTTCAATGGATACCCAATCAGTGGTATTTTGAGGTCTGTACAACCTTAGACACCATGGACAGGCTGGAAGCTATCCTGCCTCTGAGCCAGTGGAACTGAGCTTGACAAATAGTGGCAAAGGCTGTGCACTGCATTGTGTCTTGTTGATTGTCTCCAAGAACAGGTGACAGCCTATTAGAAACCAGGTCTGCAAGATGGACTGGGCCATGATCCTGAGGAGAGAGGGCCATATGCTGCTGTTGCCCACACCATATCTGTCCCATCCCCCTCCCTGTCACCCTCACTCTGACTCTGTATCCCCATCATACCACCCTATTGCAACTTTCTGCTTCTGGGCACTCCTACTGTGTGcctcaagagaaaatgagaaatgggcCAGTATCGCCAGGACAATTGGATCCCAGTCCAttcctgggcagggtggggagggtggtagGATGGACAGGGTCAGCCAGAGCCCAAGGATGTGTGCACTGAGCAGGCTTCTTCAGTGTCCCACAGCAGACTCCAAGGTGTGATTACCTCCCTCCTTCTCTGGCCACTTGTCCTagctggccctgggccccactTGGAACCCCACTCTGCACTGAAGCCTGAAGAGCATGTGAccagggtgtgggtgggggagacTGAAGCAGGCAGAAACAGAcccccagcacccctctccccacacacacccagcacTGGCACATGCTTTTGTCCTTGACTTCTCTCTTGCATGGGTGAGTGCAGCTGAGCTTCCGCCTGTAGATTTGTGCTGGGAGaagacccctcccacccacccaatccTTTCTGCATGCAGCACACTCCCCATCCCTCATGCccttctctgcattttctctctgTCCAGTCAGGACCCTCTGTGCAGGTGAAGCAATATCTCAGTGTTTTgtatacacagagagagagagagagcgcacccAGAAAAAGGAAGGCACATGTCACAGCATGCTCTCCACCCAGTTTTCAATTCTTAATGCCcaatattcatcaaatatttgtaTCACTCAATGTAAAGTTTTTGGTAGTTGTTTCGGAAACAACTTATGTTTGAATTCAACAAAAGCaatgcaacattttcaaacatatgtGTAGAAAATGTGAGTTATATTCCAAACACAACAGCAGGACTTCAGAATCATCAGCCAAGGAGTTCGTGTCTCTGATATTCTAAGAAAACCATCACAGGCTTGTGGAACACAAAGCAACCAGGTTGGTGATAGGTGACGAAGAAGCAATGTGTGAAGCTTTCTGTGGAAATCATGACAGTTTACTGTTTTCACGCAGGCACTTAACGTGTTCTCTTTAGATTCTAGGAAACTGTTGGGAAGTTTGGGATTTCTAGAATGCATTATAATTTTTCACACTTCAACTACCAAGTGTTGGGGCAGAAATGGAGACTGGAAGTCTCCCTCactgctgatggaaatgtaaaatggtaccgTCACTCCAGAAAAGTTGCCCACCTCCTtacaaaagttaaacatagaccTACTATGtaacccagccattccactcgaacctatacccaagagaaatgtaaatgtgTACCCATGCAGAGACTTGTAAGTGATGTTCAAAGGCACTTTATTTGCAATAGCTGAAAACTAGGACCAagaaaatgtccatcaacagaaatGGGTAAATAATTGGTGGTATGCCCATCCATGGGAACAGGATCCAACAATAAGGAAAGAACAGGTTATTGATAAACACAACATGAAAGCATCTCAGAATAATCATGCTGAGTGCAAATAGCCAGACCAACAGGAAAGTACATACTGATAACTGTATTTCTATAATGTCTGGAAAATGCAAACTCTAGACACAGAAAGTGGATTGGTGGTTGCCTGGGGTGATGGGTGGCACAATGGGGAGGAAGCAGAGATCACAAAGGCCCAGAGGAAACTACAGAGAATGATGGGTAAACTCACTATCCTGACaatggtgatggtttcatggttATCTCCCGGTACAAACTTATCAAATTTTATACCTTACTTTTcttaaagacttatttatttatttatttattattaaggagaggggaagggactgggaattgaaccagaaacctttAGACCCATGGACCAACCCCCAACCCACCAAGCAACAGTGGTCAGGGTGAGtcgtatactttaaatatgtgcagttgaATGTCGATCGTACCTCAGCAAAGCTACTGTTAACAATAGGAAATAACTTTACTCTTAGCATTTGCATGTGGAACCTCTAATTTTTATGAACGTGATTTTTCATTTGTGACATTAGTCAGGGAAATGCCTGTCTTTGGGAGACAGAGCTAATGATTTCCCAGCCCTGCACTGACACAGGGCCCACAGAGGAGGTTGGGATAAGCCCTGGGCCATTATGACAGCTGCTGCTTCCTAAGTCCCTAAAGGCAGTGAAGTCGATTGGGTCTAAGTGAGGACTCAAAAGCATCCCCACACATCCAGCTGGATCCTAGATGACCACAAGACTCTGGTTCAGATTCTAGACTTACCCAGATGGTCCCTGAGTTGTCATACCCAAAATCTTGTGGTTCCCAGACACGTTTGGAGCATTACCTCTAACAAACCACCCACTAGCTGCAGGTCCTGCCAACACAGGGCCCATCCAGGCCCTAACTCTAAACTTTGCAACTCCGGCGAATGTCCAGAGACACCTGTGTGCTAAAAGCATCCCCTTGGGGAAACCCATGGTAGCCTCATACTTCCCCATTTCCCCATTGCTGCCTTGGGCTCCCTTTTCTTTCATGCTTTGTGCCTACCTCACCTCTTTTGCCAGCAGAGAGTTTGGGGAAGCCAGCACAAGTCCCTGGCTTTCTGAAAGAGGCCTCCCAATGTGGCCCATGGTCTCTTAGTGCCAACTCAGTCTCAGCCTCAGGACACCTGGCTCCTTCATACAGCACCGGGAAGAAGGCACTTGCCATACCCATGCTCAGCCACCAAGAGACCACAGCCCTCCCACAGATGTCCTCAGAGCGTGAATTCAGGCTCCAGGTAATGCCCACCCCAGGTACCCATCCAAATACATTGGAGATACATATGAGCCCAGAGCATTGGAGAGGTTGACTGTGACGGGACCTAAGCCATTCCCTGGAGTCTCTCTGAGTACCCGGGCCAATCTGTGATCATTCACCTGCAACCACCCACACCCACAGTGCTGTTTGGGGCAGCTAGAGACACCCCATCACCCTGGCTCCAGTTCCTTGATTCTCCTTTAGAGAGTAGTGAAACCAACCCATCCCATCCTTACATGGATGTGTTTCAACTTTGGTTGCACTTTTGAACCAtctgagagctttaaaaaatccATGGGCAACTTCCACTCCCATGTCACTAGTCAAACAAGTCCCCAGGCTTTCCTGTGCAGGTCAGGGAAACCCAATGATGAAGCCAATGCCCATGGGGAGCCTATGTCGGTGGAGCTAAGCACCGTTTCACAGGTATTTCCCTTTGATGCAATAAAATCAACTCCTTGGCTTCATTGTAGTTACGTTCAGGTTAGTGGGTTTaggttggaaagaaataaatgtgagAGGCCAAAGAAGGTGGGGAAAGATCACTGCCTAACATCTGGGCTTCAGAGGAGTCCTATGTGTGAGGTGACACACAGGGTCTGAATGTCATGAGGGTGTGGAACATGCAGGTACTTGGGTCTGAGTATCTCACACAGAGTCCAGAAATGGCAGGGCTCACAGGGGTCTGAGGAACATTGTGTGTATTACAAGGCAGGTATAACAGACAGGTGGGAAACCAAAGGCAGCTGTAGagagctggggagctgggccgTCACTGTCAGAGCTGCTGACCAGGTCTTCCCCTGGGGCAGACTCTCCTCAGCACACTGGCATGCCCCTCCTTTGTCTTTCTTTACCAAGGGATCAGCCAGCAACTGCCCATTCTTCAAGGAGCCCATCAGAATCATCATAAAGAGTTTGTGAACAACAGAACAATGTTTCAGAAGAGCTAACAATCTTTCAAGAACAATGCTGGTATCTTCTGCTGGGCAGAGACCTATTTAACTCAGCACAAGATTTTACAGACACATGACAGGTGCATAAAACTTGTACACTCTAACTTCTGCcaaagatggaggtataggtgcATACACTCAGCCTcatcacacaagaaaaaacacggacaacaacaaatttaaaaagaaaaaacaaccaaaactgccagaaaatcaaacctaATGGAAGTCCTACAATCAAAGAGTTATagaacaaacattcatccagagtggAAGGAGGGACAGACACAGGTAGCCAGACAGAGAGGACTCGTGACATGGTGGCTGTTCTTAGACCAGTAGGAGTGGAGGCTGGTTGAgtaggcggtcccacatttgtgtgcacataaactgggaggaacaactggtgagGGAGACAAACCTCcaaacccagagttccagcacaggcAAATAAAGCTTCAAAGCATCTGACTGAAAagcctgtgggggttgtggcagggAGAGACACTCCCAGCGTCACAGGAGacttcgttggagagacccacagagtccaagAATGTACGCAAACCCAGCCACCGGGGAATCAGCACCACGAGAACCCAGTGTGCCTGTGGGTAGacagggaaatgactgaaagctggcggATAGCTAAGCAGTCCCCATTGTTCCCCCTTGGGCCCCTCCTACACATacacagcaccacagcacagtgCCCTGGTTTGCCCTGCCCTAGAGAGAACCTAAGGCTCCTTCCCTTATTATGTAagaggtgcactgagacaaaaatatatgggccaaatgaaaggacagatcaaagctacagaaaatgtacaactaagtgataaagagatagctaacctttCTGATGCACAATTCAAACTGCttggtattcaggatgctcacagaaatggttgagtgtgat
This sequence is a window from Phyllostomus discolor isolate MPI-MPIP mPhyDis1 chromosome 3, mPhyDis1.pri.v3, whole genome shotgun sequence. Protein-coding genes within it:
- the LOC114514121 gene encoding major allergen Equ c 1-like isoform X2, with product MKLLLLCLGLTLVCAHHGENHDVVTSNFNMSKISGEWHTILLASDVKEKIEEQGSMRMFMESIQALDNSSLLIICHKKINGECAELTSICDETEEEGVYSVSYDGYNKLYISEADYNDYLILYLMNSNKQKKTQVTALLARKPDVSTQMKKRFEELCKDHGIPKENILDMANAKTHLVSLWEIRGCWLTVLCSASADPCSHARGSHGAQASSAQ
- the LOC114514121 gene encoding allergen Fel d 4-like isoform X4; this translates as MKLLLLCLGLTLVCAHHGENHDVVTSNFNMSKISGEWHTILLASDVKEKIEEQGSMRMFMESIQALDNSSLLIICHKKINGECAELTSICDETEEEGVYSVSYDGYNKLYISEADYNDYLILYLMNSNKQKKTQVTALLARKPDVSTQMKKRFEELCKDHGIPKENILDMANANPCSHARGSHGAQASSAQ
- the LOC114514121 gene encoding major allergen Equ c 1-like isoform X1, giving the protein MKLLLLCLGLTLVCAHHGENHDVVTSNFNMSKISGEWHTILLASDVKEKIEEQGSMRMFMESIQALDNSSLLIICHKKINGECAELTSICDETEEEGVYSVSYDGYNKLYISEADYNDYLILYLMNSNKQKKTQVTALLARKPDVSTQMKKRFEELCKDHGIPKENILDMANAKTHLVSLWEIRGCWLTVLCSASADPCSHARGSHGAQASSAQ
- the LOC114514121 gene encoding major allergen Equ c 1-like isoform X3, with the protein product MKLLLLCLGLSLVCAHHEDNHDIVTSNFDMLKISGEWHTILLASDVKEKIEEQGSMRMFMESIQALDNSSLLIICHKKINGECAELTSICDETEEEGVYSVSYDGYNKLYISEADYNDYLILYLMNSNKQKKTQVTALLARKPDVSTQMKKRFEELCKDHGIPKENILDMANAKTHLVSLWEIRGCWLTVLCSASADPCSHARGSHGAQASSAQ